One part of the Desulfomicrobium macestii genome encodes these proteins:
- the kamA gene encoding lysine 2,3-aminomutase, with protein sequence MQIYSENQRRLAKIIAEDATRSNWTDWKWHVRNSIKSIEGVERLLGIRFTEKERAALKNTTEKFPMAITPYYLSLIDPKDYRNDPVFMQAFPSTDELRIESHDMSDPLHEDEDSPVPGLTHRYPDRVLLHVSNTCAMYCRHCTRKRKVGDRDSIPSRDDLRQGIEYIRNTPQVRDVLLSGGDPFLLSDDMLDWLLTEIGGIEHVEVVRIGTRTPVVLPYRITDDLVEMLKKHHPLWINTHFNHPAEITASSKQALAKLANAGIPLGNQSVLLAGVNDCPRLIKVLNHKLVRNRVRPYYLYQCDLSEGLTHFRTPIGKGIEILESLRGHTSGFSIPTYVVDAPGGGGKIPLMPNYIISWTANKVVLRNYEGVITTYHEPAHYEPTYCDRECKSCNLQLREADAEEKAIGIESLLADWDDTQSLTPEENERIGRRTDAA encoded by the coding sequence ATGCAAATATATTCTGAAAACCAGCGTCGCCTGGCAAAGATCATTGCGGAAGACGCCACCCGTTCCAACTGGACGGATTGGAAGTGGCACGTGCGCAACAGCATCAAAAGCATCGAAGGGGTCGAGCGCCTGCTCGGCATCCGATTTACCGAGAAGGAGCGGGCTGCGCTCAAAAACACCACTGAAAAGTTTCCCATGGCCATTACTCCATACTATCTGTCCCTGATCGATCCCAAGGACTATCGCAACGATCCCGTGTTCATGCAGGCGTTTCCCTCCACCGACGAGCTGCGCATCGAAAGCCACGACATGAGCGACCCCCTGCACGAGGACGAGGATTCCCCCGTGCCCGGCCTGACCCACCGCTACCCGGACCGGGTACTGCTGCATGTCAGCAACACCTGCGCCATGTATTGCCGCCACTGCACCCGCAAGCGCAAGGTCGGCGACCGTGACTCCATCCCGAGCCGCGACGATCTGCGCCAGGGCATCGAATACATCAGGAACACTCCGCAGGTGCGTGACGTGCTCCTGTCCGGAGGCGACCCCTTTCTGCTCTCCGACGACATGCTCGACTGGCTTCTGACCGAGATCGGCGGCATCGAACACGTCGAAGTCGTGCGTATCGGCACCCGCACCCCGGTGGTTCTGCCGTACCGCATCACCGATGATCTGGTCGAGATGCTCAAGAAGCATCATCCGCTCTGGATCAACACGCATTTCAATCATCCGGCGGAGATCACGGCCTCATCCAAGCAGGCCCTGGCCAAGCTGGCCAATGCAGGCATTCCCCTTGGCAACCAGAGCGTGCTCCTGGCCGGAGTGAACGACTGCCCGCGCCTGATCAAGGTCCTGAACCACAAGCTGGTGCGCAACAGGGTGCGTCCCTACTATCTGTATCAGTGCGATCTGTCCGAGGGCCTGACCCATTTTCGCACGCCCATCGGCAAGGGCATCGAGATCCTTGAGAGCCTGCGCGGCCACACCAGCGGCTTCTCCATTCCGACCTACGTGGTCGATGCTCCGGGGGGCGGCGGCAAGATCCCGCTCATGCCCAACTACATCATCTCCTGGACCGCGAACAAGGTCGTGCTGCGCAACTACGAGGGCGTCATCACCACCTACCACGAGCCGGCCCACTACGAGCCGACCTACTGCGACCGGGAATGCAAATCCTGCAACCTGCAGTTGCGGGAGGCCGACGC